A part of Saimiri boliviensis isolate mSaiBol1 chromosome 11, mSaiBol1.pri, whole genome shotgun sequence genomic DNA contains:
- the CCDC27 gene encoding LOW QUALITY PROTEIN: coiled-coil domain-containing protein 27 (The sequence of the model RefSeq protein was modified relative to this genomic sequence to represent the inferred CDS: inserted 1 base in 1 codon), translating to MIEAVFPLTPQXRLKRDPREQPGLLSFRSSFRRQSSLRLCVPRLMLPKDASVSERHSSTSSSIARGLALLQSMVASRDARRPKWKPHRKPRVLSRSAQTVSRYYGKMSEPKDVASLTGFLSEMEELRRLFLTRPDCPQFSTRATSISHCGSPTEAGLSGELYRSSETWRGAQDLPLARRGSDMNVDGRLLPHSKSACELNCFWKRSESQTLSPVTSLSVASQSCLRKRTPWYLLAIHEKDHCLSKLEMQVQKKDEEILVLQEELKALRKQLKCPLKGKGRETAMSPGQKERSSDASLKLGKPSLLKAFSRGEEEPQRWRQMQEESAVPLQRGEEPDLGGGQDERLEGEPEGAERVGAGGGVGRMGAAHAEEIEEEEEGEEEEDGDADEDSEEWELLEEDEVPRRRASSLAESFEEELLAQLEEYEQIILDFQFQLETTGTRYRLATGVIASLQQQLDFQESELRKIKSENETLQKELRERRQQLQAMTDKFSNLREDKKHQEMMGLIEKDNQLLRQQVSKLERKLSKRDHAISELDSKVSQLQEQVELDQNHLQRRKQLQEDLQSKKEMLQQAEQQARVALESAQSRLERLRNKIIQATFSISGTKSLANEISDNDILEALQRIISERSDYYNQLKQKGVKVLPLQQSETLLTSKSKKGASK from the exons ATGATCGAGGCCGTCTTCCCCTTGACACCCC CCAGGCTGAAGAGAGATCCACGGGAACAGCCGGGGCTGCTCTCATTCAGGTCCTCATTCAGGCGGCAAAGCTCGCTCCGTCTTTGCGTCCCACGCCTCATGTTACCTAAGGATGCCAGCGTATCTGAGAGGCACAGTTCAACGTCCAGCTCAATAGCCAGGGGCCTGGCACTCCTCCAGAGCATGGTGGCCAGCCGGGACGCCCGGCGCCCGAAATGGAAACCGCACCGAAAGCCACGGGTGCTCAGCAGGTCGGCCCAGACCGTCAGCCGCTACTACGGGAAGATG AGCGAGCCCAAGGACGTCGCCAGCCTCACAGGCTTCTTGTCCGAAATGGAGGAGCTGCGAAGGTTGTTCCTCACGCGCCCTGACTGCCCCCAGTTCAGCACCAGGGCCACGTCCATTTCCCATTGTG GTTCACCCACCGAGGCTGGTTTGTCCGGGGAGCTATACCGCAGCTCGGAGACCTGGAGGGGTGCCCAGGACCTGCCCTTGGCCAGGCGGGGCTCGGACATGAACGTGGACG GGCGCCTCCTTCCACACAGTAAGAGCGCCTGCGAGCTCAATTGCTTTTGGAAAAGGAGCGAATCCCAGACTCTGAGTCCAGTCACCAGCCTCTCAGTCGCATCCCAGAGCTGCCTGAGAAAGAGGACACCCTGGTACCTCTTAGCCATCCACGAGAAG GACCACTGCCTGTCCAAGCTGGAGATGCAGGTTCAGAAGAAAGACGAGGAGATCCTGGTGCTCCAGGAGGAGCTGAAGGCCCTGAGGAAGCAGCTGAAATGCCCCCTGAAAGGCAAAGGCCGAGAGACAGCCATGTCCCCAGGCCAGAAG GAGCGGTCCTCAGACGCTTCGCTGAAGCTGGGCAAGCCGAGCCTCCTGAAGGCCTTCTCCAGAGGCGAGGAGGAGCCGCAACGCTGGCGGCAG ATGCAGGAGGAGTCTGCGGTGCCGCTGCAGAGGGGCGAGGAGCCGGACCTGGGAGGCGGCCAGGACGAGCGCCTGGAAGGGGAGCCCGAGGGGGCGGAGCGTGTGGGCGCCGGAGGAGGCGTGGGCCGGATGGGGGCTGCGCATGCGGAGGaaatagaggaggaggaggagggggaggaggaggaggacggggaTGCGGATGAGGACTCCGAGGAATGGGAGCTGCTGGAGGAGGACGAGGTCCCCAGGAGAAGGGCCTCCTCCCTGGCCGAGTCGTTTGAGGAGGAGCTGCTGGCCCAGCTGGAGGAGTACGAGCAGATCATCCTGGACTTCCAGTTCCAGCTGGAAACCACCGGGACCAGATACCGCCTTGCAACAG GAGTGATCGCATCCTTACAACAACAACTGGATTTCCAAGAATCCGAACTGCGAAAAATCAAGTCGGAAAATGAGACGCTGCAGAAGGAGCTTCGAGAGCGGAGGCAGCAGCTGCAGGCTATGACCGACAAG TTCTCCAACCTCCGAGAAGATAAGAAACACCAAGAGATGATGGGGCTCATTGAGAAGGACAACCAGCTCCTCCGACAG CAAGTGTCAAAACTGGAGAGAAAGCTCAGCAAGCGGGACCACGCCATCTCAGAGTTGGACTCCAAGGTCAGCCAGCTGCAGGAGCAGGTGGAACTGGACCAGAACCACCTGCAGAGGCGGAAGCAGCTGCAGGAGGATCTGCAGAGCAAGAAGGAGATGCTTCAGCAGGCGGAGCAGCAGGCCCGTGTGGCCCTGGAGAGCGCCCAGTCCAGG CTTGAGAGGCTTCGGAATAAGATCATCCAGGCCACCTTCAGCATCTCCGGGACCAAGTCCTTGGCCAACGAGATCTCTGATAATGACATCCTAGAAGCCCTGCAG AGAATTATCTCAGAGAGAAGCGACTACTATAATCAGCTGAAGCAGAAAGGCGTCAAAGTGCTCCCGCTGCAACAGTCAGAGACCTTACTGACCAGCAAATCCAAGAAGGGGGCCTCCAAGTAG
- the SMIM1 gene encoding small integral membrane protein 1: MQPQESHVHYSRWEDGSRDGVSLGADTRSVSSTEEASYCHRISQKLCSGKLGIAMKVLGGVALFWVIFILGYLTGYYVHKCK, encoded by the exons ATGCAGCCACAGGAGAGCCACGTTCACTACAGCAGGTGGGAGGACGGCAGCCGGGACGGAGTCAGCCTGGGGGCTGACACACGTTCCGTGTCCAGCACAGAAGAGGCCTCATACTGCCACAG GATCTCCCAGAAGCTGTGCTCGGGCAAGCTGGGCATCGCCATGAAGGTGCTGGGCGGTGTGGCCCTCTTCTGGGTCATCTTCATCCTGGGCTACCTCACCGGCTACTACGTgcacaaatgcaaataa